GTTCGTAGCCTTCCGGACGGTCGACGACGACACCGGAAGCGGCACCGGTCGACACTTCAGCAGCCTTGCCGCCGCCATCACCGTGCAATTCCATCAGACTGGACAGATCGAATCGCGGCTTCTTCAACACCTTCACCTGtaaaacgacacacacacccgcacaaACGCCCGAGGGGGAAGGACGAAATTTGTATCACGAACgtttatcacacacaaactctcAGCATGCTATGCTGCTGTGGGGGTTGTTCGAAAGGAGGATGCTTACCTTGCGGATGTAGACATCGTGCAACGGGTACACGACCTGGCACGCCTTCTCGATATCCTTGGCGATCGAGTCGGGCAGCAGCTTCTCCACCACACCCTTCAGATCCGTGCTGGTGATTTCACGCTTGATGATGGCCGTCATCTTCGCGCGAATGTTCTTGATCTGCGAGTGCTGGGCGTAGCAGGTCTTGCGCTGCGACATCGAATCCTTGATGGTGAAGCCGATGCAGAACACGCGCAGCATGAAGCCATCGGTGGTCTTGACGTCGACCGAGCACTCGATCAGGGTTTGCCATTTCTTGACCATGGATCTATGCGGGAAGAAAGGAAACCAATCGATTACAGTTCATTACAATTTTTCACGTGTTTCGCCTCCTGCTTCCCCTGCACCGGGAGACACCAGTGCCACTGAGGTTAGGCGCAAGCCGCATTTGTTGTCTATGACATATGACGcggcacacacatatacacacacacacccgcactCCCATACTGCCGGATTCCGGGAAAGTGCGATTCACTCGATGGGAAAAGTACTTACCGCAGCTTGTCGGTCGTCAGCTCCATACCGTGGAAGTTGGTAAGGACATCACGGCCGTTCACGCTCTCCGCCACCAGCTTGAACTTGCGGAAAGATCTCTCCGCATCGGGCTCGTTCTGCAGGTCGGCCAACGACACCTCAAACACGCGGCCCTTCAGACCGTCCGAGGCGATTTTCGTGCCCTGGGTACGGTTAACCAAGGTTTTGCCGACCTGGCGGTTCTTGAACATGTTCGGGGCCTTCACATCGTACCAATCCTTGCGCGTGAACGGATCCACGACCTTCTTTTTCGAACCTTTCTTGCCTCCTTTCGAGACACCCTTATTTTTGCCGACCGCCATGGTTACACTTCACgatcaaaaagaacggaagtGGTTGCGCTGTGACAGTTCGTGACAACCGTCGGCCACTGAACGATCCGTTTTAGTACTGTCAATTTTGACAGCGCGGTTTGGCTGGTTTGCGACATGACAGCGAGTGCTGTCATTTCCGTCTTGTCGCACGATATTATTGTTTACAATCTTTTCCAGAAAGCACGTAATCTTTGGCTGATTGTGAAATCGACTAAATCATGGTAATACAAAGAAACTGATTTAATTATATGTGCTTAACTGTATTATATTAACGTTGTGTGTTATTTCCCAACAGTCATCCTCGATCATTCTGGCTGGGCTAGGCCTAGCCGTGGTTGGGTATGGAGGAAGAGCGCTAATGCGTCAAATGCCCAATGCTGCGACCAAAATGCAGGAAGCCCTGAAAAATATGCCCAAGTTTGATGCTGAAATGATGGCCAACTCGAAGTACTACCGTGGAGGATTTGATGCTAAAATGAACAAACGCGAAGCTTCCCTCATCCTGGGCGTAAGCCCATCTGCATCCAAGGCAAAGGTGTGCcgtgtagagagagagagagatagcaaaCTCGTTTACGGAATGTGCAGAAAGTATTTATGTAGTTTTTGCCGTTTAATTTTAGGTCAAGGATGCACACAAAAAGATTATGCTGTTGAATCATCCCGATCGTGGAGGTTCTCCGTACTTGGCCGCCAAGATCAACGAGGCAAAGGACTTTATGGACAATACTAAGTAAAGCATTAGCTATGCGCAAATAACGAGAATTGTACAAAGTATCAAATTATTCGATAAAATAACAAGAATAGTTGGTTAATAGGTGAAAAACTTCTGAGGGGTTTATCATATTTTTCAGGAGATGGAATCACAATAGACAATCCTCTCGAATTAGCTCTATCCTTATGATGACTATCACATTGAAGCGGTGATTAATTCGTACAGATAAATTGAAGTTCATTCCAAGGATTTTTGGCAAtgtttgtattaaaaaaaaagaaattaccaaaaaataataataatttcatcAGAAGCATACGCTATCACGATGTTTTTGAATTTAGAACAATTTTAGCTGTACTAATACTGCACGGTGACAGCTTCCTTTAGTTTGTTTACGCACCTGAGCGATGGACTGTACAACACATCACAAGTACCGCTAGCCAACGGGACCGGACTGAGGCATCATCAGCGAGCCAATTTCAAAGGACTGCTGAGCTAAACTATCAGTTGTGATACAATTGTTGCTTTCCAGCGTGTGTATTAGGATTAAATACTTCCCTCCATTAAGgtgagtgtttgtgcgttCTGTTTATTAAATCGCTGGCCAGGGTACATGCCAAAAACATCGACCCGTACGCCGGTATTCGAAACATTCCAGCGTGGCATATCTTGGCTGTCTTTTCTAGAAGCTTAGCCCTTCCATCACAGTGGAACAATACCCCGATAGGGTCGTTGATTATCTATAGCGGTGTTGATAATGGACTTCAATTTTCTTCGATGGCGTTTTATTTCAGACTCGTTCGGACGATTCGGCACAGCACCGACTAGAAACGGAAAATGCGCAAGTTACGCGGTGGACAGACGAAAGAAACGCGCAAACAGCGCCAGGAGCGGAAGGaggaaa
This is a stretch of genomic DNA from Anopheles merus strain MAF chromosome 2R, AmerM5.1, whole genome shotgun sequence. It encodes these proteins:
- the LOC121590443 gene encoding mitochondrial import inner membrane translocase subunit TIM14; translated protein: MSSSIILAGLGLAVVGYGGRALMRQMPNAATKMQEALKNMPKFDAEMMANSKYYRGGFDAKMNKREASLILGVSPSASKAKVKDAHKKIMLLNHPDRGGSPYLAAKINEAKDFMDNTK
- the LOC121590441 gene encoding 40S ribosomal protein S3a encodes the protein MAVGKNKGVSKGGKKGSKKKVVDPFTRKDWYDVKAPNMFKNRQVGKTLVNRTQGTKIASDGLKGRVFEVSLADLQNEPDAERSFRKFKLVAESVNGRDVLTNFHGMELTTDKLRSMVKKWQTLIECSVDVKTTDGFMLRVFCIGFTIKDSMSQRKTCYAQHSQIKNIRAKMTAIIKREITSTDLKGVVEKLLPDSIAKDIEKACQVVYPLHDVYIRKVKVLKKPRFDLSSLMELHGDGGGKAAEVSTGAASGVVVDRPEGYEPPVQASV